Sequence from the Paenibacillus tundrae genome:
ACTGAATTCACATAAACAAACCGAGCATATTGTAAATAAAGTTGATCATTTGGTTGAAAACAGTAACCTAGGTACCTTTAGCAAACTAAAAGTCGGTTATCAAGACAACACAATAGAGCACCACTCGCATTTAATTCTTAGAAACTTTGCAATGAATTCAAATCATGAGCCCCTCCCCAATTTAGTTATCCCAAAAGGTTCTTTAGTAGTCATCTCTGGAGAAACGGGGATGGGGAAATCCACGTTCATCAATGCTCTCTTAGGCTTCTCATCATATAGTGGTCAAATCATTGTGGATGGGACAATTGTGGACAATTTATCAAAGTATCAAATAGGGGTCGTACCTCAGCGCTATAACTTATTCAATTTACCTCTAATCGATAACATTACTCTTCTAAAAAATGCGGATCAGGCTCAACCAGCACTTCATATTGCCAACATAAAAACAGACCGTATTTTTAATATTTCTGATGAACAATATTTGGGCGTCTCAGGTAATATGATTTCAGAAGGTCAAAGGCAGCGTGTGGCCATCGCCAGAGCTGTTCATCATGGTAAGGATTTTCTCATGTTGGACGATGCATTCAGTTATCTTGATAAAAACAATAGATATGAAATTTTCGAAAAGATAAGAAATACGAAAGCGACCAAATTTATTATCTCGAATGATATGAATTTCAAGAGTAAAGCAGATATTCTTCTTAAGGTGCATGAAAGGAATGTTGTATTAGTAGGAGACCTAAATTAAGGTGTAATCTCGCCATGAGTCAGATTCATACGTGCACGGTCGTAAGAATAAACAAGCTACCTCGCCAAGAACTGCGGGGTAGCTTGTTTGCGGCTCACCATAAGCCTGAAGCTTAATAGCTTGTCTTCAGCCAATTATCCTTGGACCAGGTGAGCTTGCCTGCACCTGCGCCGTTGGAGGCCGTGAGACGTGCATTCAATGTGGAAGGATCATCCACCTGATAACTGTATGGGAGAGTCGCGAAGCCGTTCCAAGAGAACGTCTTCACTACAGCTGGAATTGGTGCGAGTGGACTGCCAGAAGTATCACTACTGCCGCGGAACAAGCTTCCATCCAGGGCGTATATCGTATCCATTACACGGATTTTGCCCGTATATGTTGCATCTGCTGGATTGGTCTGATTGTTGCGAACCGGGAACTGCACATCCTTGATGACCGACTTCTCAACGAGAACCGCTCCGCTTTCAGTCGAGATGGCACCATTGCTGATGATATCAAATTTATATCCTTTGGAAGCAATGGCAGTTGCCATCGCAGACGTAATTTTGGCTTTGGCAGCCCGCGCTGCTGTAGCATCCATCACAATGTTATAGGCATGGGCATTGCCTCCGCGCAGACGCGGCATCCGATCCTGAATATCCTTGTACAGATTATGATGCAGCGTCATAGACAGATTAGCATTCGCCGATTCAAGACTCGTTGAACCAACGAGATGCCCCTTTTTCTGTGGGCCAGAGATGGCGATAATGTCTGCTTTACTGAGACCCACTGCACTGCTGCGCAGGTAATTGTACATCGGATAGGAAGCTTTATTGGCTTCCAGCTCATTGATCTGCTGCGTAACCCAACTGTTCGCGCTGCCGTCATCGCCCTTGAAGGTAGACCAGGAGATAGTCACGCCGCTGGTTCCTTTTTTTGAATCAACGAGTCCGTCATAGGCTTTGTTAAATGTACAGTGATCAATCCATACACCGCTACTCTCCTCCAGGGTGATGTAATCCCAGTCGTTCTTGTCGTAGTCACCCTTGGTGGACTCATCCCATTCCCAGAGCTCATCAAATTCGAGATTACGGATAATAACGTTGGAGCTTCGTTTCACACTAATCGCAGCATGTTTGATTTTGGAGCCGTTGGCAGAGAAAATAGTGAGCCCGTTAAAACCGTCAATCGTAAGCTTACTTACGCCGGTCTGTTTCAATACAGGATGCGTTAAGGCATCATTGTGTTTGGCAAAAGGTGATGTCTGCGCTGCACTCGGAATTTCGTTCCACCCCAGATTCAGATCATTCATGATCTCCACGACTTTGACGCCGGAGTTCTTCTTCAACGCCAGTGCAAGGTCAGTCGCATTGTATACCTTCTTATACGTGGACGTATTCGAATCACTGATGATGCCACCGCCCGTGTTACCTTGGGAGAATCCCGTGAGATTGTAATCTGCATTCCCTGCTGCCTGCACACTCGCAGGACCCGATATTAGCGTGAGCCCCAACGTTACAGCCAAGGCTGTACTGCACCAGCTTCTTAATTTTGTTCTCATCCCATTCATTCCTCCCATTTTATAAGTGATAAGGCTCGTCCCCCGCTGCCATACCGTGTCATGAAGGACATGTCCTCACTGTATATTTTGAAAGCGATTACAACAATAATCTCTACATCACATTCAGGCTATACAGCTTGATGTAGCGCCAACTGTACCAGAAGCAACCTTGAATCGTACTTAGTTAACCTGATAAGCACATACGAGTACCGTTGACTTAGTGTTGATGGGAATGCAAAATGAATGAAACTAAAAAGCAGGACTGCATCTGCTGCAGACCTGCTTGATTTTACATTTTTTAATTCACCTTTTGATAGAACGTGTCCAGAAGCCACCATGGAATTGTTTGGGTTCTACAGTAATGACAAAGGCTTTGGGATCCAGACCGAGAATCGTCTGGTAGAGCAGCTTTTGGTTTTTGCGTTTCGCCAAAATTTCCATAACCAGCCTGTCCCCATCGCGCCCACTGCCCACCCAAGCGGTAACGCCATATCCTTTGTCCCGCAGAGAATTGGCAACATTGCCGTCCATCTGATTACAGATCACCTTCACGGTAACATAGCCAAGCGCAATCTTCTCCTCAATCCAAGCACCTAGTAACACACCAAGCCCATATCCCACCGCATAAACAATGAGTGCAATCGTCTGATCCAGGTAACTCAGCACCAGGTTCAATCCGAGTACATAGATCAC
This genomic interval carries:
- a CDS encoding DUF2179 domain-containing protein; the encoded protein is MFKILVFIFLIQIVYVSAYTLRMILTLKGQKYIAALISTGEIVIYVLGLNLVLSYLDQTIALIVYAVGYGLGVLLGAWIEEKIALGYVTVKVICNQMDGNVANSLRDKGYGVTAWVGSGRDGDRLVMEILAKRKNQKLLYQTILGLDPKAFVITVEPKQFHGGFWTRSIKR